Proteins co-encoded in one Pan paniscus chromosome 23, NHGRI_mPanPan1-v2.0_pri, whole genome shotgun sequence genomic window:
- the GGT5 gene encoding glutathione hydrolase 5 proenzyme isoform X5: protein MARGYGATVGLVLLGLGLALAVIVLAVVLSQHQASCGPQAFAHAAVAADSKVCSDIGRAILQQQGSPVDATIAALVCTSVVNPQSMGLGGGVIFTIYNVTTGKVEVINARETVPASHAPSLLDQCAQALPLGTGAQWIGVPGELRGYAEAHRRHGRLPWAQLFQPTIALLRGGHVVAPVLSRFLHNSFLRPSLQASTLRQLFFNGTEPLRPQDPLPWPALATTLETVATEGVEVFYTGRLGQMLVEDIAKEGSQLTLQDLAKFQPEVVDALEVPLGDYTLYSPPPPAGGAILSFILNVLRGFNFSKESMARPEGRVNVYHHLVETLKFARGQRWRLGDPRSHPKLQNASRDLLGETLAQLIRQQIDGRGDHQLSHYSLAEAWGHGTGTSHVSVLGEDGSAVAATSTINTPFGAMVYSPRTGIILNNELLDLCERCPRGSGTTPSPAVSGDRVGGAPGRCWPPVPGERSPSSMVPSILINKAQGSKLVIGGAGGELIISAVAQAIMSKLWLGFDLRAAIAAPILHVNSKGCVEYEPNFSQEVQRGLQDRGQNQTQRPFFLNVVQAVSQEGACVYAVSDLRKSGEAAGY, encoded by the exons ATGGCGCGGGGCTACGGGGCCACGGTCGGCCTAGTCCTGCTGGGTCTGGGGCTGGCGCTGGCTGTCATTGTGCTGGCTGTGGTCCTCTCTCAACACCAAGCCTCCTGTGGCCCCCAGGCGTTTGCCCATGCTGCTGTTGCCGCCGACTCCAAGGTCTGCTCGGATATTGGACG AGCCATCCTCCAGCAGCAGGGCTCACCCGTGGATGCCACCATCGCAGCTCTGGTCTGCACCAGCGTCGTCAACCCTCAGAGCATGGGCCTGGGCGGAGGGGTCATCTTCACCATCTACAATGTGACGACAG GGAAGGTGGAGGTCATCAATGCCCGGGAGACGGTGCCGGCCAGCCATGCCCCGAGCCTGCTGGACCAGTGTGCACAGGCTCTGCCACTGGGCACAG GGGCCCAGTGGATCGGGGTGCCCGGGGAGCTCCGCGGCTATGCCGAGGCCCACCGCCGCCATGGCCGCCTGCCCTGGGCGCAGCTGTTCCAGCCCACCATCGCGCTGCTCCGAGGGGGGCATGTGGTGGCCCCTGTCCTCAGCCGTTTCCTGCACAACAGCTTCCTGCGGCCTTCCTTGCAGGCGTCAACCCTGCG ccagcTCTTCTTCAACGGGACAGAACCCCTGAGGCCTCAGGACCCACTCCCATGGCCTGCACTGGCCACCACCCTGGAGACCGTGGCCACAGAGGGCGTGGAGGTCTTCTACACGGGGAGGCTGGGCCAGATGCTGGTGGAGGACATTGCCAAGGAAG GGAGCCAGCTGACGCTGCAGGACCTGGCCAAGTTCCAGCCCGAGGTGGTGGACGCCCTGGAGGTGCCCCTGGGGGACTATACCCTGTACTCACCACCGCCGCCTGCAGGGGGTGCCATTCTCAGCTTTATCCTCAACGTGCTAAGAG GGTTCAACTTCTCAAAAGAGTCTATGGCCAGGCCTGAAGGGAGGGTGAACGTGTACCACCACCTTGTAGAGACGCTCAAGTTTGCCAGggggcagaggtggaggctgggggACCCTCGAAGCCACCCGAAGCTCCAG AATGCCTCCCGGGACCTGCTGGGGGAGACCCTGGCCCAGCTCATCCGCCAACAGATCGATGGCCGGGGGGACCACCAGCTCAGCCACTACAGCTTGGCCGAGGCCTGGGGCCACGGGACAGGCACATCCCATGTGTCTGTGCTGGGGGAGGATGGCAGCGCCGTGGCTGCCACCAGCACCATCAACACACC CTTTGGAGCGATGGTGTATTCACCACGGACAGGCATCATCCTCAACAACGAGCTCCTGGACTTATGCGAGCGATGCCCCCGGGGTTCCGGCACCACCCCCTCACCTG CAGTGAGTGGAGACAGGGTGGGTGGAGCTCCCGGAAGGTGCTGGCCCCCAGTTCCAGGCGAGCGTTCCCCATCCTCCATGGTGCCCTCCATCTTGATCAACAAAGCCCAGGGGTCGAAGCTAGTGATTGGCGGGGCTGGCGGGGAGCTCATCATCTCTGCTGTGGCCCAG GCCATCATGAGCAAGCTGTGGCTTGGCTTTGACCTGAGAGCGGCCATTGCAGCCCCCATCCTGCATGTCAACAGCAAGGGCTGTGTGGAGTACGAGCCCAACTTCAGCCAG gAGGTGCAGAGGGGACTCCAAGACCGTGGCCAGAACCAGACCCAGAGGCCCTTCTTCCTGAACGTGGTCCAGGCTGTGTCCCAGGAGGGGGCCTGTGTGTACGCCGTCTCGGACCTGAGGAAGAGTGGGGAGGCCGCAGGCTACTAA
- the GGT5 gene encoding glutathione hydrolase 5 proenzyme isoform X11, with translation MARGYGATVGLVLLGLGLALAVIVLAVVLSQHQASCGPQAFAHAAVAADSKVCSDIGRAILQQQGSPVDATIAALVCTSVVNPQSMGLGGGVIFTIYNVTTGAQWIGVPGELRGYAEAHRRHGRLPWAQLFQPTIALLRGGHVVAPVLSRFLHNSFLRPSLQASTLRQLFFNGTEPLRPQDPLPWPALATTLETVATEGVEVFYTGRLGQMLVEDIAKEGSQLTLQDLAKFQPEVVDALEVPLGDYTLYSPPPPAGGAILSFILNVLRGFNFSKESMARPEGRVNVYHHLVETLKFARGQRWRLGDPRSHPKLQNASRDLLGETLAQLIRQQIDGRGDHQLSHYSLAEAWGHGTGTSHVSVLGEDGSAVAATSTINTPFGAMVYSPRTGIILNNELLDLCERCPRGSGTTPSPAVSGDRVGGAPGRCWPPVPGERSPSSMVPSILINKAQGSKLVIGGAGGELIISAVAQAIMSKLWLGFDLRAAIAAPILHVNSKGCVEYEPNFSQEVQRGLQDRGQNQTQRPFFLNVVQAVSQEGACVYAVSDLRKSGEAAGY, from the exons ATGGCGCGGGGCTACGGGGCCACGGTCGGCCTAGTCCTGCTGGGTCTGGGGCTGGCGCTGGCTGTCATTGTGCTGGCTGTGGTCCTCTCTCAACACCAAGCCTCCTGTGGCCCCCAGGCGTTTGCCCATGCTGCTGTTGCCGCCGACTCCAAGGTCTGCTCGGATATTGGACG AGCCATCCTCCAGCAGCAGGGCTCACCCGTGGATGCCACCATCGCAGCTCTGGTCTGCACCAGCGTCGTCAACCCTCAGAGCATGGGCCTGGGCGGAGGGGTCATCTTCACCATCTACAATGTGACGACAG GGGCCCAGTGGATCGGGGTGCCCGGGGAGCTCCGCGGCTATGCCGAGGCCCACCGCCGCCATGGCCGCCTGCCCTGGGCGCAGCTGTTCCAGCCCACCATCGCGCTGCTCCGAGGGGGGCATGTGGTGGCCCCTGTCCTCAGCCGTTTCCTGCACAACAGCTTCCTGCGGCCTTCCTTGCAGGCGTCAACCCTGCG ccagcTCTTCTTCAACGGGACAGAACCCCTGAGGCCTCAGGACCCACTCCCATGGCCTGCACTGGCCACCACCCTGGAGACCGTGGCCACAGAGGGCGTGGAGGTCTTCTACACGGGGAGGCTGGGCCAGATGCTGGTGGAGGACATTGCCAAGGAAG GGAGCCAGCTGACGCTGCAGGACCTGGCCAAGTTCCAGCCCGAGGTGGTGGACGCCCTGGAGGTGCCCCTGGGGGACTATACCCTGTACTCACCACCGCCGCCTGCAGGGGGTGCCATTCTCAGCTTTATCCTCAACGTGCTAAGAG GGTTCAACTTCTCAAAAGAGTCTATGGCCAGGCCTGAAGGGAGGGTGAACGTGTACCACCACCTTGTAGAGACGCTCAAGTTTGCCAGggggcagaggtggaggctgggggACCCTCGAAGCCACCCGAAGCTCCAG AATGCCTCCCGGGACCTGCTGGGGGAGACCCTGGCCCAGCTCATCCGCCAACAGATCGATGGCCGGGGGGACCACCAGCTCAGCCACTACAGCTTGGCCGAGGCCTGGGGCCACGGGACAGGCACATCCCATGTGTCTGTGCTGGGGGAGGATGGCAGCGCCGTGGCTGCCACCAGCACCATCAACACACC CTTTGGAGCGATGGTGTATTCACCACGGACAGGCATCATCCTCAACAACGAGCTCCTGGACTTATGCGAGCGATGCCCCCGGGGTTCCGGCACCACCCCCTCACCTG CAGTGAGTGGAGACAGGGTGGGTGGAGCTCCCGGAAGGTGCTGGCCCCCAGTTCCAGGCGAGCGTTCCCCATCCTCCATGGTGCCCTCCATCTTGATCAACAAAGCCCAGGGGTCGAAGCTAGTGATTGGCGGGGCTGGCGGGGAGCTCATCATCTCTGCTGTGGCCCAG GCCATCATGAGCAAGCTGTGGCTTGGCTTTGACCTGAGAGCGGCCATTGCAGCCCCCATCCTGCATGTCAACAGCAAGGGCTGTGTGGAGTACGAGCCCAACTTCAGCCAG gAGGTGCAGAGGGGACTCCAAGACCGTGGCCAGAACCAGACCCAGAGGCCCTTCTTCCTGAACGTGGTCCAGGCTGTGTCCCAGGAGGGGGCCTGTGTGTACGCCGTCTCGGACCTGAGGAAGAGTGGGGAGGCCGCAGGCTACTAA
- the GGT5 gene encoding glutathione hydrolase 5 proenzyme isoform X7 → MARGYGATVGLVLLGLGLALAVIVLAVVLSQHQASCGPQAFAHAAVAADSKVCSDIGRAILQQQGSPVDATIAALVCTSVVNPQSMGLGGGVIFTIYNVTTGAQWIGVPGELRGYAEAHRRHGRLPWAQLFQPTIALLRGGHVVAPVLSRFLHNSFLRPSLQASTLRQLFFNGTEPLRPQDPLPWPALATTLETVATEGVEVFYTGRLGQMLVEDIAKEGSQLTLQDLAKFQPEVVDALEVPLGDYTLYSPPPPAGGAILSFILNVLRGFNFSKESMARPEGRVNVYHHLVETLKFARGQRWRLGDPRSHPKLQNASRDLLGETLAQLIRQQIDGRGDHQLSHYSLAEAWGHGTGTSHVSVLGEDGSAVAATSTINTPFGAMVYSPRTGIILNNELLDLCERCPRGSGTTPSPAVSGDRVGGAPGRCWPPVPGERSPSSMVPSILINKAQGSKLVIGGAGGELIISAVAQAIMSKLWLGFDLRAAIAAPILHVNSKGCVEYEPNFSQKQDLAALPRLVSNSWPQVILLPQPPKLLALQEVQRGLQDRGQNQTQRPFFLNVVQAVSQEGACVYAVSDLRKSGEAAGY, encoded by the exons ATGGCGCGGGGCTACGGGGCCACGGTCGGCCTAGTCCTGCTGGGTCTGGGGCTGGCGCTGGCTGTCATTGTGCTGGCTGTGGTCCTCTCTCAACACCAAGCCTCCTGTGGCCCCCAGGCGTTTGCCCATGCTGCTGTTGCCGCCGACTCCAAGGTCTGCTCGGATATTGGACG AGCCATCCTCCAGCAGCAGGGCTCACCCGTGGATGCCACCATCGCAGCTCTGGTCTGCACCAGCGTCGTCAACCCTCAGAGCATGGGCCTGGGCGGAGGGGTCATCTTCACCATCTACAATGTGACGACAG GGGCCCAGTGGATCGGGGTGCCCGGGGAGCTCCGCGGCTATGCCGAGGCCCACCGCCGCCATGGCCGCCTGCCCTGGGCGCAGCTGTTCCAGCCCACCATCGCGCTGCTCCGAGGGGGGCATGTGGTGGCCCCTGTCCTCAGCCGTTTCCTGCACAACAGCTTCCTGCGGCCTTCCTTGCAGGCGTCAACCCTGCG ccagcTCTTCTTCAACGGGACAGAACCCCTGAGGCCTCAGGACCCACTCCCATGGCCTGCACTGGCCACCACCCTGGAGACCGTGGCCACAGAGGGCGTGGAGGTCTTCTACACGGGGAGGCTGGGCCAGATGCTGGTGGAGGACATTGCCAAGGAAG GGAGCCAGCTGACGCTGCAGGACCTGGCCAAGTTCCAGCCCGAGGTGGTGGACGCCCTGGAGGTGCCCCTGGGGGACTATACCCTGTACTCACCACCGCCGCCTGCAGGGGGTGCCATTCTCAGCTTTATCCTCAACGTGCTAAGAG GGTTCAACTTCTCAAAAGAGTCTATGGCCAGGCCTGAAGGGAGGGTGAACGTGTACCACCACCTTGTAGAGACGCTCAAGTTTGCCAGggggcagaggtggaggctgggggACCCTCGAAGCCACCCGAAGCTCCAG AATGCCTCCCGGGACCTGCTGGGGGAGACCCTGGCCCAGCTCATCCGCCAACAGATCGATGGCCGGGGGGACCACCAGCTCAGCCACTACAGCTTGGCCGAGGCCTGGGGCCACGGGACAGGCACATCCCATGTGTCTGTGCTGGGGGAGGATGGCAGCGCCGTGGCTGCCACCAGCACCATCAACACACC CTTTGGAGCGATGGTGTATTCACCACGGACAGGCATCATCCTCAACAACGAGCTCCTGGACTTATGCGAGCGATGCCCCCGGGGTTCCGGCACCACCCCCTCACCTG CAGTGAGTGGAGACAGGGTGGGTGGAGCTCCCGGAAGGTGCTGGCCCCCAGTTCCAGGCGAGCGTTCCCCATCCTCCATGGTGCCCTCCATCTTGATCAACAAAGCCCAGGGGTCGAAGCTAGTGATTGGCGGGGCTGGCGGGGAGCTCATCATCTCTGCTGTGGCCCAG GCCATCATGAGCAAGCTGTGGCTTGGCTTTGACCTGAGAGCGGCCATTGCAGCCCCCATCCTGCATGTCAACAGCAAGGGCTGTGTGGAGTACGAGCCCAACTTCAGCCAG aaacaggatcttgctgcattgcccaggctggtctcaaactcctggcctcaagtgatcctccttcctcagcctcccaaattgctggcattacag gAGGTGCAGAGGGGACTCCAAGACCGTGGCCAGAACCAGACCCAGAGGCCCTTCTTCCTGAACGTGGTCCAGGCTGTGTCCCAGGAGGGGGCCTGTGTGTACGCCGTCTCGGACCTGAGGAAGAGTGGGGAGGCCGCAGGCTACTAA
- the GGT5 gene encoding glutathione hydrolase 5 proenzyme isoform X1, with product MARGYGATVGLVLLGLGLALAVIVLAVVLSQHQASCGPQAFAHAAVAADSKVCSDIGRAILQQQGSPVDATIAALVCTSVVNPQSMGLGGGVIFTIYNVTTGKVEVINARETVPASHAPSLLDQCAQALPLGTGAQWIGVPGELRGYAEAHRRHGRLPWAQLFQPTIALLRGGHVVAPVLSRFLHNSFLRPSLQASTLRQLFFNGTEPLRPQDPLPWPALATTLETVATEGVEVFYTGRLGQMLVEDIAKEGSQLTLQDLAKFQPEVVDALEVPLGDYTLYSPPPPAGGAILSFILNVLRGFNFSKESMARPEGRVNVYHHLVETLKFARGQRWRLGDPRSHPKLQNASRDLLGETLAQLIRQQIDGRGDHQLSHYSLAEAWGHGTGTSHVSVLGEDGSAVAATSTINTPFGAMVYSPRTGIILNNELLDLCERCPRGSGTTPSPDAVCSAVSGDRVGGAPGRCWPPVPGERSPSSMVPSILINKAQGSKLVIGGAGGELIISAVAQAIMSKLWLGFDLRAAIAAPILHVNSKGCVEYEPNFSQKQDLAALPRLVSNSWPQVILLPQPPKLLALQEVQRGLQDRGQNQTQRPFFLNVVQAVSQEGACVYAVSDLRKSGEAAGY from the exons ATGGCGCGGGGCTACGGGGCCACGGTCGGCCTAGTCCTGCTGGGTCTGGGGCTGGCGCTGGCTGTCATTGTGCTGGCTGTGGTCCTCTCTCAACACCAAGCCTCCTGTGGCCCCCAGGCGTTTGCCCATGCTGCTGTTGCCGCCGACTCCAAGGTCTGCTCGGATATTGGACG AGCCATCCTCCAGCAGCAGGGCTCACCCGTGGATGCCACCATCGCAGCTCTGGTCTGCACCAGCGTCGTCAACCCTCAGAGCATGGGCCTGGGCGGAGGGGTCATCTTCACCATCTACAATGTGACGACAG GGAAGGTGGAGGTCATCAATGCCCGGGAGACGGTGCCGGCCAGCCATGCCCCGAGCCTGCTGGACCAGTGTGCACAGGCTCTGCCACTGGGCACAG GGGCCCAGTGGATCGGGGTGCCCGGGGAGCTCCGCGGCTATGCCGAGGCCCACCGCCGCCATGGCCGCCTGCCCTGGGCGCAGCTGTTCCAGCCCACCATCGCGCTGCTCCGAGGGGGGCATGTGGTGGCCCCTGTCCTCAGCCGTTTCCTGCACAACAGCTTCCTGCGGCCTTCCTTGCAGGCGTCAACCCTGCG ccagcTCTTCTTCAACGGGACAGAACCCCTGAGGCCTCAGGACCCACTCCCATGGCCTGCACTGGCCACCACCCTGGAGACCGTGGCCACAGAGGGCGTGGAGGTCTTCTACACGGGGAGGCTGGGCCAGATGCTGGTGGAGGACATTGCCAAGGAAG GGAGCCAGCTGACGCTGCAGGACCTGGCCAAGTTCCAGCCCGAGGTGGTGGACGCCCTGGAGGTGCCCCTGGGGGACTATACCCTGTACTCACCACCGCCGCCTGCAGGGGGTGCCATTCTCAGCTTTATCCTCAACGTGCTAAGAG GGTTCAACTTCTCAAAAGAGTCTATGGCCAGGCCTGAAGGGAGGGTGAACGTGTACCACCACCTTGTAGAGACGCTCAAGTTTGCCAGggggcagaggtggaggctgggggACCCTCGAAGCCACCCGAAGCTCCAG AATGCCTCCCGGGACCTGCTGGGGGAGACCCTGGCCCAGCTCATCCGCCAACAGATCGATGGCCGGGGGGACCACCAGCTCAGCCACTACAGCTTGGCCGAGGCCTGGGGCCACGGGACAGGCACATCCCATGTGTCTGTGCTGGGGGAGGATGGCAGCGCCGTGGCTGCCACCAGCACCATCAACACACC CTTTGGAGCGATGGTGTATTCACCACGGACAGGCATCATCCTCAACAACGAGCTCCTGGACTTATGCGAGCGATGCCCCCGGGGTTCCGGCACCACCCCCTCACCTG ATGCTGTTTGCTCAGCAGTGAGTGGAGACAGGGTGGGTGGAGCTCCCGGAAGGTGCTGGCCCCCAGTTCCAGGCGAGCGTTCCCCATCCTCCATGGTGCCCTCCATCTTGATCAACAAAGCCCAGGGGTCGAAGCTAGTGATTGGCGGGGCTGGCGGGGAGCTCATCATCTCTGCTGTGGCCCAG GCCATCATGAGCAAGCTGTGGCTTGGCTTTGACCTGAGAGCGGCCATTGCAGCCCCCATCCTGCATGTCAACAGCAAGGGCTGTGTGGAGTACGAGCCCAACTTCAGCCAG aaacaggatcttgctgcattgcccaggctggtctcaaactcctggcctcaagtgatcctccttcctcagcctcccaaattgctggcattacag gAGGTGCAGAGGGGACTCCAAGACCGTGGCCAGAACCAGACCCAGAGGCCCTTCTTCCTGAACGTGGTCCAGGCTGTGTCCCAGGAGGGGGCCTGTGTGTACGCCGTCTCGGACCTGAGGAAGAGTGGGGAGGCCGCAGGCTACTAA
- the GGT5 gene encoding glutathione hydrolase 5 proenzyme isoform X6: MARGYGATVGLVLLGLGLALAVIVLAVVLSQHQASCGPQAFAHAAVAADSKVCSDIGRAILQQQGSPVDATIAALVCTSVVNPQSMGLGGGVIFTIYNVTTGKVEVINARETVPASHAPSLLDQCAQALPLGTGAQWIGVPGELRGYAEAHRRHGRLPWAQLFQPTIALLRGGHVVAPVLSRFLHNSFLRPSLQASTLRQLFFNGTEPLRPQDPLPWPALATTLETVATEGVEVFYTGRLGQMLVEDIAKEGSQLTLQDLAKFQPEVVDALEVPLGDYTLYSPPPPAGGAILSFILNVLRGFNFSKESMARPEGRVNVYHHLVETLKFARGQRWRLGDPRSHPKLQNASRDLLGETLAQLIRQQIDGRGDHQLSHYSLAEAWGHGTGTSHVSVLGEDGSAVAATSTINTPFGAMVYSPRTGIILNNELLDLCERCPRGSGTTPSPVSGDRVGGAPGRCWPPVPGERSPSSMVPSILINKAQGSKLVIGGAGGELIISAVAQAIMSKLWLGFDLRAAIAAPILHVNSKGCVEYEPNFSQEVQRGLQDRGQNQTQRPFFLNVVQAVSQEGACVYAVSDLRKSGEAAGY; this comes from the exons ATGGCGCGGGGCTACGGGGCCACGGTCGGCCTAGTCCTGCTGGGTCTGGGGCTGGCGCTGGCTGTCATTGTGCTGGCTGTGGTCCTCTCTCAACACCAAGCCTCCTGTGGCCCCCAGGCGTTTGCCCATGCTGCTGTTGCCGCCGACTCCAAGGTCTGCTCGGATATTGGACG AGCCATCCTCCAGCAGCAGGGCTCACCCGTGGATGCCACCATCGCAGCTCTGGTCTGCACCAGCGTCGTCAACCCTCAGAGCATGGGCCTGGGCGGAGGGGTCATCTTCACCATCTACAATGTGACGACAG GGAAGGTGGAGGTCATCAATGCCCGGGAGACGGTGCCGGCCAGCCATGCCCCGAGCCTGCTGGACCAGTGTGCACAGGCTCTGCCACTGGGCACAG GGGCCCAGTGGATCGGGGTGCCCGGGGAGCTCCGCGGCTATGCCGAGGCCCACCGCCGCCATGGCCGCCTGCCCTGGGCGCAGCTGTTCCAGCCCACCATCGCGCTGCTCCGAGGGGGGCATGTGGTGGCCCCTGTCCTCAGCCGTTTCCTGCACAACAGCTTCCTGCGGCCTTCCTTGCAGGCGTCAACCCTGCG ccagcTCTTCTTCAACGGGACAGAACCCCTGAGGCCTCAGGACCCACTCCCATGGCCTGCACTGGCCACCACCCTGGAGACCGTGGCCACAGAGGGCGTGGAGGTCTTCTACACGGGGAGGCTGGGCCAGATGCTGGTGGAGGACATTGCCAAGGAAG GGAGCCAGCTGACGCTGCAGGACCTGGCCAAGTTCCAGCCCGAGGTGGTGGACGCCCTGGAGGTGCCCCTGGGGGACTATACCCTGTACTCACCACCGCCGCCTGCAGGGGGTGCCATTCTCAGCTTTATCCTCAACGTGCTAAGAG GGTTCAACTTCTCAAAAGAGTCTATGGCCAGGCCTGAAGGGAGGGTGAACGTGTACCACCACCTTGTAGAGACGCTCAAGTTTGCCAGggggcagaggtggaggctgggggACCCTCGAAGCCACCCGAAGCTCCAG AATGCCTCCCGGGACCTGCTGGGGGAGACCCTGGCCCAGCTCATCCGCCAACAGATCGATGGCCGGGGGGACCACCAGCTCAGCCACTACAGCTTGGCCGAGGCCTGGGGCCACGGGACAGGCACATCCCATGTGTCTGTGCTGGGGGAGGATGGCAGCGCCGTGGCTGCCACCAGCACCATCAACACACC CTTTGGAGCGATGGTGTATTCACCACGGACAGGCATCATCCTCAACAACGAGCTCCTGGACTTATGCGAGCGATGCCCCCGGGGTTCCGGCACCACCCCCTCACCTG TGAGTGGAGACAGGGTGGGTGGAGCTCCCGGAAGGTGCTGGCCCCCAGTTCCAGGCGAGCGTTCCCCATCCTCCATGGTGCCCTCCATCTTGATCAACAAAGCCCAGGGGTCGAAGCTAGTGATTGGCGGGGCTGGCGGGGAGCTCATCATCTCTGCTGTGGCCCAG GCCATCATGAGCAAGCTGTGGCTTGGCTTTGACCTGAGAGCGGCCATTGCAGCCCCCATCCTGCATGTCAACAGCAAGGGCTGTGTGGAGTACGAGCCCAACTTCAGCCAG gAGGTGCAGAGGGGACTCCAAGACCGTGGCCAGAACCAGACCCAGAGGCCCTTCTTCCTGAACGTGGTCCAGGCTGTGTCCCAGGAGGGGGCCTGTGTGTACGCCGTCTCGGACCTGAGGAAGAGTGGGGAGGCCGCAGGCTACTAA
- the GGT5 gene encoding glutathione hydrolase 5 proenzyme isoform X8: MARGYGATVGLVLLGLGLALAVIVLAVVLSQHQASCGPQAFAHAAVAADSKVCSDIGRAILQQQGSPVDATIAALVCTSVVNPQSMGLGGGVIFTIYNVTTGAQWIGVPGELRGYAEAHRRHGRLPWAQLFQPTIALLRGGHVVAPVLSRFLHNSFLRPSLQASTLRQLFFNGTEPLRPQDPLPWPALATTLETVATEGVEVFYTGRLGQMLVEDIAKEGSQLTLQDLAKFQPEVVDALEVPLGDYTLYSPPPPAGGAILSFILNVLRGFNFSKESMARPEGRVNVYHHLVETLKFARGQRWRLGDPRSHPKLQNASRDLLGETLAQLIRQQIDGRGDHQLSHYSLAEAWGHGTGTSHVSVLGEDGSAVAATSTINTPFGAMVYSPRTGIILNNELLDLCERCPRGSGTTPSPVSGDRVGGAPGRCWPPVPGERSPSSMVPSILINKAQGSKLVIGGAGGELIISAVAQAIMSKLWLGFDLRAAIAAPILHVNSKGCVEYEPNFSQKQDLAALPRLVSNSWPQVILLPQPPKLLALQEVQRGLQDRGQNQTQRPFFLNVVQAVSQEGACVYAVSDLRKSGEAAGY, from the exons ATGGCGCGGGGCTACGGGGCCACGGTCGGCCTAGTCCTGCTGGGTCTGGGGCTGGCGCTGGCTGTCATTGTGCTGGCTGTGGTCCTCTCTCAACACCAAGCCTCCTGTGGCCCCCAGGCGTTTGCCCATGCTGCTGTTGCCGCCGACTCCAAGGTCTGCTCGGATATTGGACG AGCCATCCTCCAGCAGCAGGGCTCACCCGTGGATGCCACCATCGCAGCTCTGGTCTGCACCAGCGTCGTCAACCCTCAGAGCATGGGCCTGGGCGGAGGGGTCATCTTCACCATCTACAATGTGACGACAG GGGCCCAGTGGATCGGGGTGCCCGGGGAGCTCCGCGGCTATGCCGAGGCCCACCGCCGCCATGGCCGCCTGCCCTGGGCGCAGCTGTTCCAGCCCACCATCGCGCTGCTCCGAGGGGGGCATGTGGTGGCCCCTGTCCTCAGCCGTTTCCTGCACAACAGCTTCCTGCGGCCTTCCTTGCAGGCGTCAACCCTGCG ccagcTCTTCTTCAACGGGACAGAACCCCTGAGGCCTCAGGACCCACTCCCATGGCCTGCACTGGCCACCACCCTGGAGACCGTGGCCACAGAGGGCGTGGAGGTCTTCTACACGGGGAGGCTGGGCCAGATGCTGGTGGAGGACATTGCCAAGGAAG GGAGCCAGCTGACGCTGCAGGACCTGGCCAAGTTCCAGCCCGAGGTGGTGGACGCCCTGGAGGTGCCCCTGGGGGACTATACCCTGTACTCACCACCGCCGCCTGCAGGGGGTGCCATTCTCAGCTTTATCCTCAACGTGCTAAGAG GGTTCAACTTCTCAAAAGAGTCTATGGCCAGGCCTGAAGGGAGGGTGAACGTGTACCACCACCTTGTAGAGACGCTCAAGTTTGCCAGggggcagaggtggaggctgggggACCCTCGAAGCCACCCGAAGCTCCAG AATGCCTCCCGGGACCTGCTGGGGGAGACCCTGGCCCAGCTCATCCGCCAACAGATCGATGGCCGGGGGGACCACCAGCTCAGCCACTACAGCTTGGCCGAGGCCTGGGGCCACGGGACAGGCACATCCCATGTGTCTGTGCTGGGGGAGGATGGCAGCGCCGTGGCTGCCACCAGCACCATCAACACACC CTTTGGAGCGATGGTGTATTCACCACGGACAGGCATCATCCTCAACAACGAGCTCCTGGACTTATGCGAGCGATGCCCCCGGGGTTCCGGCACCACCCCCTCACCTG TGAGTGGAGACAGGGTGGGTGGAGCTCCCGGAAGGTGCTGGCCCCCAGTTCCAGGCGAGCGTTCCCCATCCTCCATGGTGCCCTCCATCTTGATCAACAAAGCCCAGGGGTCGAAGCTAGTGATTGGCGGGGCTGGCGGGGAGCTCATCATCTCTGCTGTGGCCCAG GCCATCATGAGCAAGCTGTGGCTTGGCTTTGACCTGAGAGCGGCCATTGCAGCCCCCATCCTGCATGTCAACAGCAAGGGCTGTGTGGAGTACGAGCCCAACTTCAGCCAG aaacaggatcttgctgcattgcccaggctggtctcaaactcctggcctcaagtgatcctccttcctcagcctcccaaattgctggcattacag gAGGTGCAGAGGGGACTCCAAGACCGTGGCCAGAACCAGACCCAGAGGCCCTTCTTCCTGAACGTGGTCCAGGCTGTGTCCCAGGAGGGGGCCTGTGTGTACGCCGTCTCGGACCTGAGGAAGAGTGGGGAGGCCGCAGGCTACTAA